From Neofelis nebulosa isolate mNeoNeb1 chromosome X, mNeoNeb1.pri, whole genome shotgun sequence:
GAAAAATCTTTTCACCAGAAGCTTTAATTAACTGAGGAATCCATGATCTCTGAATTcatgttttagaagaaaaagatgaattaaTTATTTACTTCAATAATTTagtcagaggggcacctgggtggctcagtcaattgagagtctggctcttgatttgactcaggtcatcatctcacggttcgtgggatcactTCTGGCTTTGtacttacagtgcagagcctgcttgggattctctatccctctttctctgcctctcccttgctctttctctcaaataaataaacattaaaaaataagcttagTTAAAAGTTTTTTAAGGGCATGTCCTGGAGGTCTCATATCGACCTGTAGTCTTGTGCAATAGAACTAATAATTAGACAATAAGGTTTACtaatattagaaaagaaacaaaataatttagattAGTTTAACAATTCTTTGGTTATGAATAAAAAGAGGTGAATTCTGGTTCTGATGGTACCATTTACACATTCTCCTAATTCTGACATCATAATTCTAAATTacataagcctcagtttcttcttctataaTATGGTGATAAATTCTTGTCTTCCTACCTTATGATGTTCTTGTGGGAatcaaataaaacacatttttgaaagttaaaaaattctataaaaatttcaaactatTAGTGTTGTTTTAATTATCAAAGGCCCGtttccccacctccatccccCATCCCTGCTTGGGCTCTCATGTAGACAATATCTTATTTCTGTTCATTGCAATGCTACATACAGTACTGCATTTGTTATATTGTGTGTGATCTCTCCCACTCTTGCAGCATATATCTAGAGTACCTTTTAACATATTGTAGGTGCTCAAAAGGTACTTGTCAAACCaaattgaatgtgtatattgttTCCAGTCTGGGTGAACAGAATATCTTTTACTCCATAGAAATGAATGGAAGGcagatttgattattcattcCATCTTGTCTCCCATAGGAGGAAAATATTTCTTACCAGTCTCTAGTCTCAAAGTCGTGAACCCTGCAGGCAGCAGGCCTTCTGAAAAAAATCCATGGGTGACAGAAGATTCATTGACTTTCAATTTCAAGATTTAAATTCAAGCTTCAGACCCAGGTTGGGCAATGCTACTGCCAATAATACTTGCATTGTTGATGATTCCTTCAAGTATAATCTGAATGGTGCTGTCTACAGTGTTGTATTCATCCTGGGTCTGATAACCAACAGTGCCTCTCTGTTTGTCTTCTGCTTCCGAATGAAAATGAGAAGTGAGACTGCTATTTTCATCACCAATTTGGCCCTTTCTGATTTGCTCTTTGTTTGCACTCtacctttcaaaatattttacaatttcaaCCGTCACTGGCCTTTTGGTGACACCCTTTGCAAGATCTCTGGGACTGcattcctcaccaacatctatggGAGCATGCTCTTCCTCACCTGTATTAGCGTGGATCGTTTCCTGGCCATTGTCTATCCCTTCCGATCTCGTACCATTAGGACAAGGAGGAATTCTGCCATTGTGTGTGCTGGAGTCTGGATCCTAGTCCTCAGTGGTGGTATTTCAGCCTCTTTGTTCTCCACTACTAACGTCAACAATGCAACCACCACCTGTTTTGAGGGCTTCTCCAAACGTATCTGGAAGACTTATCTGTCCAAGATCACCATATTTATTGAAGTTGTTGGTTTCATCATTCCTCTCATTTTAAATGTCTCTTGCTCTTCTGTGGTGCTAAGAACCCTCCGCAAGCCTGCTACACTGTCTCAAATTGGAACCAATAAGAAAAAAGTGCTGAAGATGATCACAGTTCATATGGCAGTCTTTGTGGTATGCTTCGTACCCTATAACTCTGTCCTCTTCCTGTATGCCCTAGTGCGCTCCCAAGCCATTACCAATTGCTTGTTGGAAAGATTTGCAAAGATTATGTACCCAATCACCTTGTGCCTTGCAACTCTGAACTGTTGCTTTGACCCTTTTATCTATTACTTCACCCTTGAGTCTTTTCAGAAGTCCTTCTATGTTAATACCCATATCAAGATGGAATCCCTGTTTAAGACTGAAATACCTTTGACCACAAAGCCTTCCCTTCCAGCTATTCAAGAGGAAGTTAGTGATCAAACAACACATAATGGTGGTGAATTAATGCTAGAATCCACCTTTTAGGTAATGAGAACTGTCCAGATATGGTTTTTCCTAGGATTTTTCCTATGCcatgaataagaaaaacaatttgaagcTAGTGATAACTGAAAATAGATTAATGTACTGAATACAGTCAGATAcatttatttgaatgtttattgtGCATATGCTGTTTTGTTCAATAATTATAGGTCAGGTCTAATTACAACAACCAAAAGAGATTACCAAACTCTTCTGCTGGGTTATAATTTCATTGTGTCACATTATATAAGTGGCTAGTGGCCTTTGCTTCAGTGATATAAAGATTATcgtaaattttttaagaagatatTTCCACTCTGGTAACATTTGTTAATTAGGTTGGGCCTATAAATATAGAACAAATTCagggattatttaaaaaaaaaaacttttgtgttaCTACTGATACatgttactctttttttccttttttgtattattatagAGTACATTTTTAGCATAAGAACATATTGTAGCCTAACATTATTGGTAAGAAGTGTATCCAATTTAAAAGAACTGACAAATTTCATTGTAtatgttttgaaaacagaaacataaattgTGTTTGCATAAATATGGATGGGAAGAAGCAAAATTAGCTGGATTTACACAATTGTAGTCACCAGCagtgtcagtttttttttaatcttcctttttttacACTACATTAagattttcatatgaaatttcaaATCCGGAAAGCTGTGTTCAAAAcaattacagaataaaaaatcacataaaacaacaaatgtccattaaaaaaactagcaacaccaacatttttttcttagaatttttaattatctttcttttgaGAGGCTGATACTATATAATACTCTTCGTATGATATTTTGGAGCACAATGCATTTATTCCCAGGTCAGGAGcaaattgaaaaaattaacaacaaaataataacacaaaataaaatcataaagcacattttaaaatcttgcttaaaattttcattaataaatttttttggggggagaggagaTCTGTAACTTTAAATAACTTATTCtttaatgttaaattttgaaGCACAATTCAGCCAGGTTGCTGCTGAGTTTGTGGCCAGGTCAGGagcatattgaaaataaattcgTAAACCAAACTAAACCAATACAATAAAACTCAGAAAAActgcaaaacaacaaaacaatagaaaataatccCTAGCacttgcatttatattttatttctttttggaggttctgtaaatttaaaagtaTCGTATCATTTGTATGCAATTTCAGAGTACAATGCAGGTAGAAATATGCTAAATTTGTGCCCAGGTCATGACCATATTGGGGGAAGAACCCCATAAAACAATcgcttacaaaacaaaacaaaacaaaacacacaagaatttagaatttgcattttcttaagcatttttaaaacttgcaaAATACCATGATTTTCATATGATGCTTTGGATCAAAATGTAGTTAGGAAGCTGCTAAACTGGTGTTAGTTCAGGagcaatcaaaataaatatttacatatatgcaaaagaagagaaagcattttttttgtaACACCcttaaacaataaaagaaacaatctTTAAAACCTTTTACTGTTTATTGGATGAAATGTAGATTTAAGCATATTAAGACATGTAAATGGAGCTTCTGAGCACAGTATATTTTGAAAGGTGCTACATTTGTGCTCAtgtcagaaagaatgaaaatatattcccTCATctacattttacacacacacacacacacacacacacacacacaaaattaaacgttgagaaacaatagaaatattcttaaaatgtgtattgatcaatctttaaaatatttggatgATATGGTAATatggtaattttaaaatgctaagacTTTTAAAGTAAAACTTCCAGGAATAATTCATGTGTCAGGaagtgatttgaaaaaaaaaaaacaccataaaatgataatataaaaaataaatattttaaatgatactcaaattcttttttattttttaaatgtttatttatttttgagagagagagagagagagagagggagagagagagagagactgaggtacagaatcccaagcagactccaggctctgagctgtcagtacagagccagacacagggctcgagcacaggaactgtgaaatcatgacctgagctgaagtcggacacttaattgactctgtcacctaggcaccccaaatgaTAATCAAATTCTTAAAACTCTCATTaacctttgtttttccttatgatgttatatagatttaaaaatactgatttttaagtttaaaacatgaacataatgtacattttttacatgaatcctttatattttaattctgttatagtaaacatacagtgctacattagtttcaggtgtacaatactgTGATTCAACCATCCTATACATCACTACTTAATACCCATAACCTATTTCACCCGCCCTTTCACCAACTTCCCCTTACATTAATCCTTTAAATCAAATGTTACCATATATGTATAAATCCCTACCACTAATGGAAACCATCCAACATTTTTATACCAACTGGTTAATTacaaattgttattttttccttctggtatTAACATTTGCTTGTGTAACATTCTCCAACAACTCTATAGACCTTACTGATTGAGGAGAATGTCTTCATTCTGATTCTGCAAATCAAAAGTATCCAAGCCTAGAACAGAATTTTTGGATGCTCCAATACCAAATCCTGACTTAATTTTAGTctatattaaataaagaaataaacaaaaaacaataccAGGCTTGATGTACAGTAAATTGCTTagtttcttttgtaaaaactGTTTCCTTACTAGGATAAAAATAGCCAAATCTGAGCCTGGGTTAGgaaccaattttaaaaaaatgctaaaacaatagaacaataatgaaaataaattttcaaaaatagcattagtttttctttgtgatcTAAAGTCCTAAAACTAATCATGCATTGAATTGTCTTGTGAAAAcattatatacagaatatataagcATTAGATTCAGTTTGATGAAATTAGGTTAAATTAGGCTAAGTTCACTTGTTAGGTTTTGTTGTAagatcaaattagtaatcaaagtATGAATaatcttttggggttttttttagtattctttctttcccacttgTAAGTATAAACTACATGTAACTTTGTGCCCTTGGccctcaaaattataaaattttaggattatgaCACCAAAAAGTTTAATGGGATATGTTAAGCAAGTTGACATAAAATATATCAACAAATCAGTTTCCTTCTGTGTAATTTGcatatttagttttgtttaattttccatatttcaatttatttgaactaatttcagtttttatgattaatataacttgctattaataaaaaatttttttcatatgaacaacgtaacaaacaaaatgtaagaaatataaaattgatttttatttcaaatttaaaagcaaaagaaataattcagtTTCATTACAACTTGGATTTCAAATGCTTAtcaaatgtaataaatatgttTGGATTATCTAGTAGTCATACTTTGGTCAACTATTTATTAAACTTTGCCTTTATTTATAGGCACCTAGAGCCATTTTTCCTTTACCTTCCCTCCatactttaagaaaaaacttattaagggggtacctgggtggctcagttgattcagcATCCAATATCTGCTTAGGTCcagatctagcagtttgtgagttcaagccctgcttcaggcttgcggctgtcagtgtggagccggcttcagatcttctgttcccctcgctctctgtccctccactcactctcaaaaataaatttaaaaaaacattaaaaattaaaaaaagaaaaatattattaaaatatatttgatctaAAGTCAattttaatactttgtttttgAGGCTGTCTGAAGACTAATGCAGAATTTAAAATGGCAAGCCCCTGGGTGACTTTTCAGGAATCAAGCTGAAAGATTACTGCCTTCTCTGATTCATCCAGTTTGGCTTTGATTTATTTGGGGCTTCTTGCCAACCCAACCCTTGAATCTGACCTCTCATATTTGATTAAATTCTCTATGACAACTAGGAGTCCTGGAGCAAGTCAGGGCAAACAGACCATCTGACAACAATGAGATGATTTTGGAGCTGGATAGCTCCCAGATCAATATCAATTACTAGAATAGGCATTGATCCCAGGGTGGCAACACAGGGAATTCCCATTTATCATTCTCATACCTTCTAACTCTCAGGGAAAGCAATGTCAGCATCTCATAAACCATTGTATGTGTTGATTCCCTCATGAAATGATAAATACTGTCTTTTCTGACACCCTTACCAGCATGATCAACCCTAggtcatttttaaagttataggAACTTTGTCATTCATGACCTTCTAGGCCAGGTCTTccaaaaaaatggagacaaatgttgtttgttttatatatccaTTAACCTTCTTCCATCCCTGTCTCCACCTCTAAACTCCTGCACCTTATATTTTCCATGGTTTCCAAAACTCTGTCTTTCCTGTGACCCTTTCTGACATCTCTCCTCTTCAGAAATATTGCTTCTTTCTGGACCAAAAACAATACATAAACCTCTGTCAAGACAATGACAGGTAGAATAGATTTACACTGAAGTGTTAATGATTGATCCCTCCACCCAGTGCTTTTAATCCTCCCAGTGATATTTACATCTT
This genomic window contains:
- the LPAR4 gene encoding lysophosphatidic acid receptor 4, which codes for MGDRRFIDFQFQDLNSSFRPRLGNATANNTCIVDDSFKYNLNGAVYSVVFILGLITNSASLFVFCFRMKMRSETAIFITNLALSDLLFVCTLPFKIFYNFNRHWPFGDTLCKISGTAFLTNIYGSMLFLTCISVDRFLAIVYPFRSRTIRTRRNSAIVCAGVWILVLSGGISASLFSTTNVNNATTTCFEGFSKRIWKTYLSKITIFIEVVGFIIPLILNVSCSSVVLRTLRKPATLSQIGTNKKKVLKMITVHMAVFVVCFVPYNSVLFLYALVRSQAITNCLLERFAKIMYPITLCLATLNCCFDPFIYYFTLESFQKSFYVNTHIKMESLFKTEIPLTTKPSLPAIQEEVSDQTTHNGGELMLESTF